In one window of Photorhabdus laumondii subsp. laumondii DNA:
- a CDS encoding HlyD family type I secretion periplasmic adaptor subunit, with product MSFKKHLKTVLRAWRQERNAPKATKRTRDEYEFQPGYLEIVERPPAPWARCTAMALTLFLLVVLLWSIIGHLDIHANATGRLLVSSHSKVIQSLEAGEIVAIHVRDGQRVKTGDVLIKLNPIGVEAELKELQEQLNFKRLEMARLQALLTDTPIEHFSVQEGMPQAQVELAREHLVSIWKEVVANLESLDSEMSVNQASQSARNADITALEKLMTNIKVRLEARRTLAASKLLPKVELLEQEKEKLEIERTLSQQHAELAVLKEQYQVLKESRERYLAKTRREYYDQLNETQTAIAVMTQQLIKAGERRRLQSLRTPVDGVVQQLAIHTLGGVVQSAQQLMVIVPDDTPLEAEVMVLNKDVGFVHAGQPVEIKVDAFPYTRYGTIRGKVAHISKDAVKDEQLGLVFPAQIQMERSSIAVDQHEVPLQAGMSITAEIRTGDRRVIDYLLSPLQQYQSEALRER from the coding sequence ATGTCATTCAAGAAACACCTAAAAACCGTCCTCCGGGCTTGGCGGCAGGAGCGTAACGCGCCCAAAGCGACGAAGCGCACCCGCGACGAGTACGAGTTTCAGCCCGGCTATCTGGAGATCGTTGAACGACCTCCCGCGCCTTGGGCAAGGTGCACGGCAATGGCACTGACCCTGTTTCTGTTGGTGGTTCTACTCTGGTCCATCATCGGTCACCTAGACATCCATGCCAACGCGACAGGCAGGCTGCTGGTATCCAGTCACTCTAAAGTGATTCAGTCCCTTGAAGCCGGCGAGATTGTGGCGATTCACGTGCGTGACGGACAAAGGGTGAAGACCGGGGATGTGCTGATCAAACTCAACCCCATAGGCGTCGAAGCCGAGTTGAAGGAGCTACAGGAGCAACTTAACTTCAAGCGGCTGGAGATGGCTAGACTACAGGCTCTGCTAACCGATACCCCCATTGAACATTTCTCCGTACAGGAAGGTATGCCACAGGCACAGGTCGAGCTGGCCAGAGAGCATCTGGTCAGCATCTGGAAAGAGGTAGTCGCCAATTTAGAAAGCCTGGACAGCGAGATGAGCGTCAACCAAGCGAGCCAGAGTGCACGTAACGCCGATATCACCGCGCTGGAAAAGCTGATGACCAATATCAAAGTGCGCCTTGAAGCCCGTCGTACCTTGGCCGCCAGCAAGCTATTACCCAAAGTCGAGCTACTGGAGCAAGAGAAGGAGAAGCTGGAGATCGAACGCACCCTTTCTCAACAGCATGCCGAGCTGGCCGTCCTCAAGGAGCAATATCAGGTACTGAAAGAGAGTCGGGAGCGCTACCTAGCCAAGACCCGCCGGGAATATTACGACCAGCTAAACGAAACTCAGACCGCTATCGCGGTCATGACACAACAGTTGATAAAGGCCGGTGAGAGGCGGCGGCTGCAAAGCCTGCGGACACCGGTCGACGGCGTAGTGCAGCAGCTAGCGATCCATACCTTGGGAGGCGTAGTGCAATCGGCCCAGCAACTCATGGTGATCGTGCCCGATGATACCCCTCTGGAAGCCGAAGTGATGGTGTTGAACAAAGATGTGGGGTTCGTGCACGCCGGTCAGCCGGTGGAAATTAAGGTCGACGCCTTTCCCTATACCCGCTATGGCACTATACGGGGTAAGGTCGCCCACATCTCCAAGGATGCGGTCAAGGATGAACAGCTCGGTTTGGTATTTCCGGCACAGATACAGATGGAGCGCTCCTCTATTGCAGTGGACCAGCATGAGGTACCGCTACAGGCGGGCATGAGTATCACCGCGGAAATCCGCACCGGTGATCGGCGGGTGATCGACTACCTACTCAGCCCACTACAACAGTACCAGTCCGAAGCATTGAGGGAACGATAA
- a CDS encoding type I secretion system permease/ATPase, producing the protein MSTIESILSEPITVDTSKAVADGGLLALTHAARHFNLAVEPEQLIHRLGRTQGVSNSQDLCRCAQWIGLRARHISTDMSRLDTVPLPILLDTEQGWQVLERVEGELIILYQPSTGKICRYPRTLFASHWQGSAVLLAEATEQPKRQRFGFGWFVPSIRKHVSQFRNVILVSLMLQVIALVTPILFENVIDRVLVSRSLSSLQVLGIAMLTLALFEPIYGFLRSWLFTNLASKVNSELSGRLYQHLMTLPMGYFQQRQTGEIIARVREMNQIRQFLTGSALTMVLDLAFIGLFVAVMFSYATELTWLVLGSLVLYFLFWLGVGPILRARVLREYELGADNTAFLTESVTGIETIKTNATEAGFLHRWERQLSAFVRASFRAKVVGILAGQGIDLIQKLTSALLLLWGVTLVMEGKLSPGELVAFNMLSEHVTQPILRLAQVCQDFQHTLISMRRIGDILDEEGESGNGGLASVPKLQGGVSFRGVRFRYNEDGQEVLRNLNIEIHPGEFIGITGPSGSGKSTLARLLQRLYVPQHGQVLVDGIDLAIADPVALRRNMSVVLQESVLFAGSIAENIRLCRPQASDAEVYEAATLAGADGFIKALDRGYETQVGERGGQLSGGQRQRIALARALLTNPGILLLDEATSALDYESEAAVMTNLQRIAQGRTVISVAHRLNTLRHAHRILVIDQGQVVEQGSHEQLLALNGLYARLWTLQMKDS; encoded by the coding sequence ATGTCAACCATCGAATCTATTCTGTCGGAACCGATCACCGTCGACACGTCCAAGGCGGTAGCGGATGGCGGCCTGCTGGCCCTGACCCATGCCGCCCGCCATTTCAACTTGGCGGTGGAACCAGAACAACTAATCCACCGTCTCGGACGCACCCAAGGAGTCTCGAACAGCCAAGATCTATGCCGCTGCGCCCAGTGGATCGGCCTGAGGGCACGCCACATCTCCACAGATATGAGCCGTCTCGATACCGTGCCCCTTCCTATCCTGCTGGATACGGAACAGGGCTGGCAGGTGCTAGAGAGAGTCGAAGGCGAGCTCATTATCTTGTATCAGCCAAGTACGGGTAAGATATGTCGCTATCCCCGAACCCTCTTCGCGAGCCATTGGCAAGGCAGCGCCGTACTGCTAGCGGAGGCGACCGAGCAGCCGAAACGGCAGCGGTTTGGCTTCGGCTGGTTCGTGCCTTCCATCCGCAAACATGTCAGCCAGTTTAGGAACGTAATCCTAGTGTCTCTGATGCTACAGGTGATCGCCCTAGTAACCCCCATACTGTTCGAGAACGTGATCGATCGGGTACTGGTTAGCCGCAGCCTATCGAGCCTGCAAGTGCTAGGAATCGCCATGTTGACTCTGGCTTTGTTCGAGCCCATCTATGGTTTCCTTCGTTCCTGGCTATTCACCAACCTCGCCAGTAAGGTCAACTCGGAGCTCTCCGGCCGCCTTTACCAGCACCTAATGACCTTGCCCATGGGCTATTTCCAACAGCGTCAGACCGGTGAGATCATCGCCCGAGTGCGCGAGATGAACCAGATCCGCCAATTTCTCACCGGTTCAGCGCTGACTATGGTGCTGGATTTGGCCTTCATCGGCCTGTTTGTCGCTGTGATGTTCTCCTACGCCACCGAGCTAACCTGGTTGGTGCTCGGTTCTCTCGTGCTCTATTTCCTGTTCTGGCTAGGTGTCGGGCCTATACTGCGTGCCCGAGTATTGCGAGAGTACGAGCTAGGGGCCGACAACACCGCCTTCCTTACCGAGTCAGTCACCGGCATTGAAACCATCAAAACCAACGCCACCGAAGCCGGCTTCCTACACCGCTGGGAGCGGCAGCTATCTGCCTTCGTCCGCGCCTCATTCCGCGCCAAAGTGGTGGGGATCTTGGCTGGTCAGGGAATCGACCTAATCCAGAAGCTAACCTCCGCCCTGCTACTGCTGTGGGGTGTTACTCTAGTAATGGAGGGCAAACTCAGCCCAGGGGAGCTGGTCGCTTTCAACATGCTCTCGGAACACGTGACCCAGCCAATTCTGCGTCTGGCCCAAGTCTGTCAGGATTTCCAGCATACCCTGATCTCAATGCGCAGGATCGGCGACATTCTTGATGAGGAGGGGGAAAGCGGCAATGGCGGTCTGGCCTCCGTACCCAAGCTACAGGGAGGAGTAAGTTTCAGAGGCGTGCGTTTTCGTTACAACGAGGATGGTCAGGAGGTGTTACGCAACCTCAACATCGAGATTCATCCCGGCGAATTCATCGGTATCACAGGGCCATCCGGTTCGGGCAAATCCACCCTGGCTCGGTTGTTGCAGCGCCTCTATGTACCTCAGCACGGCCAGGTGTTGGTGGATGGGATAGATTTGGCAATCGCAGATCCGGTGGCGCTGCGCCGCAACATGAGCGTCGTGCTGCAAGAAAGCGTGCTGTTTGCCGGCAGCATCGCCGAGAACATTCGTTTGTGTCGGCCTCAGGCCAGCGATGCGGAAGTGTATGAAGCGGCGACTTTGGCCGGTGCCGATGGTTTCATCAAGGCGCTGGACCGAGGCTATGAGACCCAAGTCGGCGAGCGTGGCGGCCAACTCTCCGGGGGGCAACGCCAACGCATCGCCCTAGCCCGAGCACTACTGACCAATCCGGGAATATTGCTACTGGATGAAGCCACTAGTGCCTTGGACTACGAGTCGGAAGCGGCAGTCATGACCAACCTACAACGCATTGCACAGGGCCGCACAGTGATCAGCGTCGCCCATCGCCTTAATACCCTGCGCCATGCCCATCGAATTCTGGTAATCGACCAAGGTCAGGTGGTCGAACAGGGCAGCCACGAGCAACTACTCGCCTTGAACGGGCTTTATGCCCGACTGTGGACCTTGCAGATGAAAGATTCTTAG
- a CDS encoding TcdA/TcdB pore-forming domain-containing protein has protein sequence MFQQQKMLERALESNAYWRYSNDRPVGISRLDKSEQQAFVSYIKTLATRITTIDILVQGNEKTALSLQTDDALNNAEAFRMLPKDFAQRYGTRGKLGARLTINVNKAHFNLLARALPQLFNDNNRGWLEQAKIMGPKNLGSRTDQAVIYLSKAGIEHAQTISEKLSELLPATAFVEHTPTGMYRVGKGISYSETAAGGSSSHGQSRAQLIAAAGTQSLLTDIPIEKTLTHTLQTRGYDVHNPALLSQALRDSELKGTLAPMSGDSEPRQVSANIHQFAADPVLFAKSNTINTETLIRSGSFPAEGNAQLVKIESGLYELEYTDRSANDDVAAGANSIPAYFLDYDSADQANASPAYVDIPKHAIAESFLFTGTLSGGSVVVTSLDANTYRVYHDGRVNSSLLYDNVVMAVDDKDYRVAATTDSLAVAYMQYVNDEWQLVFQRQEYQQDGQRLRLKLRGDEEPLSIQIADSQVTERNQAQFATYREQVHQQLKKVATQFGVSVEGIADGVYTEGEFSPDHPAIAAWTKLHAEVDDKINADIKQLVDKRSKLYEEQRNTSQHNLIDQQIKQINITLEYYKAQYNTVLREAGFVEQSWLWQQIKSKDGMAAVVRIDNTPIQNSGLEHTSSIGERYVIADAYQHRVHGTAFTDGQRNFRDISIPGMYDRMSALEMKILFLKGQLTPKQQSALSAHITETSQAEYIDKVLKWTAVYSEDFHRAGSSFDRLVPQDFYLSLVGDKSGGRCYPLVRAMAVALANSGEAGINNLVEKLFLAAADPHAGSSTLLKNSLIKLHSDNLEAVQASTTRGQVTLSEVVSLLKKATKTSTFALNTPNHSMMVGSMVGLEGRRYYFYDPNVGIFAFNNTSRFLEAMKHHLVGRKLAAHYGSLGDKLTPIFNLVEIDASKMAKVPVGNDLNVADLTRPDELTTVIEQRRQVEQAVNTQVRIAKDTRLHTALATLDAEQWGSRFAEASTRIAQENNLDQRWMPVIGNTEDQGKGHYRIQFINRDQPEETRWVSSGDATFIEFRRFVDEHVLTLGQHFTFEHGQIQPKGGIGEAAPVDGLNAGFAIQSLIQWFTDKNRNDAARGIASPDLATALKVHSYLNLVQMAHGGVQDVTKVTELVRTALRGEVVAAETSLKDFTSILGHTVNEGAGVLFGGAMVGLDAYELAHAENDVQKAVFGTQLAFDSASFVTGTAGVGAGLVGASTAGAVLGSGGVILGGLAVGFTALAQAFGVVAEDAKAVGRYFDTIDKAYKGNGYRYDNEKKVLVPLAGAVIKTLDLRKHQIDFDSQYIYRTHSGSTGSGRINYFFWIGDFPKMVRDRSQAIEVRSGIGYKDVSHKLDHSDSNVLILPGTPKSFISYEYIQLPSATTRHDAGFDVIRRLEEDKRFDYDFYIFPGEVTIRRIHQEYMATPIEVVLDQRNRQLIVPELPKELHGYLHYEIKGAGGEYLIGLNESASVKLTSDVPHNLVGSAPSRWIIDSSQLASDSISVSKNRLVVGGVVVELDSDRKEQVLVVNCKGEVREVDFSNLTTQVVSEDASKWQVPGYSIEQHLSDLAKAHQLHGQYAVVENYRYNERNVGRAFYDVAKDRMLFTDTPHKQARHAQLGAVMGDHAYFYDADNAAAWRVDIATGQVDAQFEPWFNQSAGQICRLWQEGNAVYLARRYQLKGKEAELSYRLLGDRMELVSAVGDDALLQLSARTGLHSDELKTILQGYENNSIQRETPMYTLGARLIQPTSAALVTVFGVDAAGVAHRYWIRTGDGTLIKPNLAPPADRTLHFEAHEQAHSAWPIPADLVLAGSMPQPGGKEVEVFFFYSKEQKVLFRQEGPGQMVLDANHPSALRINTPALANLVNLNGSLLAITEDGRVARLDAQGQLNYEAVNEHWLKGRTHWWQDLANITDSTTTLAVFGVKGTDGNSLLPVWYHNGQVVVASAALQGKSLQFLGFETDGASARLFEPESGKLYRQPAMTANALAAAFGGTGQILSASAQLPSASELTPELHLKAAQQVDTGMRLITVKGEILLRTNNGELQLVGVDKGWRQNNLTHLPQALAKLADQWQAKGVLTLQDNKELGWFDIGSGQVFWSNGIPVSHNLRFVGIAAGEKAAYVYSPMTQALYQIKDGNAQMLNKFTGVERIGSSLLLQGGGVDGSKDDLTPPLIDGVDSVVLHGGADNDIYRLSKAMWSHYHTIVIDNDDRSQALDRLILPLADPESILVNRRDDDLMLTDSSNGTALMVRQVFGSQAMAHRHLQIELEGSSSVINVDHLVEGFTQRGYTKKGLVELSWASKQSVITTHAVDAVPGAERPNLAKLSGAMASFPDTGAAREHLSRIRQASQTMLAPSLPS, from the coding sequence TTGTTCCAGCAACAGAAAATGCTGGAACGTGCGCTGGAGAGCAACGCTTATTGGCGCTACAGTAATGACAGACCGGTCGGCATCAGTCGCCTCGACAAAAGCGAGCAACAGGCATTTGTCAGTTATATCAAGACACTGGCAACACGCATCACAACAATCGACATTTTGGTGCAAGGCAATGAGAAAACAGCGCTATCTTTGCAAACGGATGACGCCCTAAACAATGCCGAAGCTTTCCGGATGCTGCCAAAGGATTTTGCGCAACGTTATGGCACCCGCGGCAAGCTTGGTGCACGACTGACCATCAACGTTAACAAGGCGCATTTCAACTTGCTTGCCCGGGCATTGCCCCAATTGTTCAATGATAACAATCGCGGCTGGCTGGAACAGGCCAAGATCATGGGGCCGAAAAATCTGGGCAGCCGTACCGACCAAGCTGTGATCTACCTTTCCAAAGCCGGGATCGAGCATGCTCAAACCATCAGCGAAAAGCTTAGCGAACTGTTACCGGCGACAGCCTTTGTCGAACACACCCCGACAGGTATGTATCGCGTGGGCAAGGGCATTTCCTACTCTGAAACGGCCGCGGGCGGATCGAGCAGTCACGGTCAGTCCCGGGCACAACTGATTGCGGCAGCAGGTACACAGTCCTTGCTGACCGATATTCCAATCGAGAAGACCCTGACGCATACCTTGCAGACACGCGGGTACGATGTACACAACCCGGCGTTGCTCTCACAAGCACTACGGGATAGCGAGCTCAAGGGGACGCTGGCACCAATGAGTGGCGATTCTGAGCCTCGTCAGGTCAGTGCCAATATCCATCAGTTCGCCGCCGATCCTGTGTTGTTCGCCAAATCCAACACTATCAATACCGAGACATTAATCAGGTCGGGGAGTTTCCCAGCAGAAGGGAACGCCCAGCTAGTGAAAATCGAATCAGGCTTGTACGAGCTCGAATACACTGATCGAAGCGCTAATGATGATGTAGCAGCAGGCGCTAACAGCATACCCGCGTATTTTCTCGACTACGACAGCGCCGATCAGGCCAATGCGTCACCAGCCTACGTAGATATTCCTAAGCATGCGATCGCGGAGAGTTTTCTATTTACCGGGACGCTATCGGGTGGCTCGGTGGTAGTGACCAGCCTCGATGCCAATACCTACCGGGTCTACCACGATGGCCGAGTCAACAGTTCACTGCTATACGATAACGTGGTGATGGCAGTGGACGACAAAGATTACCGGGTAGCTGCCACCACCGACAGCCTCGCCGTGGCGTACATGCAGTACGTCAATGACGAATGGCAATTGGTGTTCCAGCGCCAAGAGTATCAGCAAGACGGCCAGAGGCTTCGGCTAAAGTTACGTGGCGACGAGGAGCCACTCTCTATCCAGATCGCAGACAGTCAAGTGACTGAACGCAACCAAGCTCAATTCGCCACTTACCGTGAGCAAGTTCACCAACAACTAAAGAAAGTCGCTACCCAATTCGGGGTATCAGTCGAAGGGATCGCCGACGGTGTATACACAGAGGGTGAATTTTCTCCTGATCATCCAGCAATTGCCGCGTGGACTAAGTTACATGCCGAAGTTGACGACAAGATCAACGCAGATATCAAGCAGCTAGTAGACAAACGAAGCAAACTCTATGAGGAGCAACGCAATACCTCTCAGCACAATCTGATCGACCAACAGATAAAACAGATCAATATCACTCTGGAGTATTACAAGGCGCAATACAATACGGTTCTGCGTGAAGCAGGCTTCGTCGAACAAAGCTGGTTATGGCAGCAGATCAAGTCCAAGGACGGCATGGCTGCCGTGGTGCGGATCGACAATACGCCCATCCAGAACAGTGGACTGGAGCACACCAGTAGCATCGGCGAGCGTTATGTGATCGCCGATGCTTACCAACATCGTGTGCATGGCACCGCGTTTACCGATGGTCAGCGTAACTTCCGCGATATTAGCATCCCTGGAATGTACGACAGGATGTCAGCCTTGGAAATGAAGATCCTGTTTCTCAAAGGCCAGCTCACTCCCAAGCAACAAAGTGCCTTGAGTGCTCACATCACTGAAACCAGTCAAGCAGAATACATCGATAAGGTATTGAAGTGGACGGCGGTGTACAGCGAGGATTTTCACCGCGCTGGTAGTAGCTTCGACCGTCTGGTGCCACAGGACTTTTACCTGTCGCTGGTCGGCGACAAGTCCGGCGGCCGTTGCTATCCCTTGGTCCGGGCGATGGCGGTGGCGCTGGCTAACAGCGGCGAAGCGGGTATCAACAATCTGGTGGAAAAACTGTTTCTGGCAGCCGCCGATCCCCACGCAGGTAGTTCCACGCTGCTGAAAAACAGTCTGATCAAATTGCACTCCGATAACCTTGAGGCCGTACAGGCGTCAACAACAAGAGGACAGGTTACATTGTCCGAAGTGGTTTCCCTGCTGAAAAAGGCGACCAAGACCTCGACGTTCGCGCTCAATACCCCAAATCACTCGATGATGGTAGGAAGTATGGTCGGACTCGAAGGACGTCGTTACTATTTCTATGATCCGAATGTCGGAATTTTTGCCTTCAACAATACAAGCCGCTTCCTCGAAGCCATGAAGCACCACTTGGTGGGACGCAAGCTAGCAGCTCACTACGGTTCGCTTGGCGACAAGTTGACCCCTATCTTCAACTTGGTGGAGATCGATGCCAGTAAGATGGCAAAAGTGCCGGTGGGTAACGATCTGAACGTGGCCGACCTGACTCGCCCCGATGAACTCACTACGGTCATAGAGCAACGGCGGCAGGTTGAGCAAGCGGTTAACACCCAAGTACGGATTGCCAAGGACACCCGGTTGCACACTGCATTAGCGACCCTCGATGCCGAACAGTGGGGATCAAGGTTCGCCGAGGCCAGTACACGGATCGCCCAAGAAAACAACCTTGATCAGCGCTGGATGCCAGTGATTGGCAATACCGAGGACCAAGGCAAAGGCCACTATCGAATCCAGTTCATCAATCGCGACCAACCCGAGGAGACCCGTTGGGTGAGCAGCGGCGATGCCACTTTTATCGAATTCCGCCGCTTTGTCGATGAACATGTGCTCACCCTAGGCCAACATTTCACCTTCGAACACGGCCAGATACAGCCCAAAGGCGGTATCGGCGAAGCAGCTCCAGTTGATGGGCTAAACGCCGGGTTTGCGATACAGTCATTGATCCAATGGTTTACCGACAAGAACCGCAATGATGCGGCACGTGGGATCGCTTCGCCTGATCTGGCCACCGCGCTCAAGGTCCACAGCTATCTCAATCTTGTCCAGATGGCTCACGGTGGCGTGCAGGACGTGACTAAGGTCACCGAACTGGTGCGTACGGCGTTGCGCGGCGAAGTGGTGGCCGCCGAAACCTCACTCAAGGACTTTACCTCCATTCTGGGGCACACCGTCAACGAAGGCGCAGGCGTGCTATTTGGCGGCGCAATGGTCGGTCTGGATGCTTATGAGCTGGCTCACGCTGAGAACGATGTACAGAAGGCGGTGTTCGGTACCCAGCTTGCGTTTGACTCGGCTAGCTTCGTCACAGGTACAGCCGGAGTGGGGGCTGGTTTAGTCGGTGCCTCAACAGCGGGTGCTGTGCTCGGTTCTGGAGGAGTGATCCTTGGCGGGCTCGCTGTAGGCTTTACGGCACTGGCGCAAGCCTTTGGTGTGGTCGCCGAGGATGCCAAGGCGGTAGGCCGTTACTTTGATACAATCGACAAGGCGTACAAAGGTAATGGCTATCGATATGATAATGAGAAGAAAGTGCTGGTGCCTCTGGCCGGGGCTGTGATCAAAACGCTGGATTTGCGAAAGCATCAGATCGACTTCGACAGTCAGTACATTTACCGCACCCATTCAGGCTCTACCGGTTCAGGAAGAATCAATTATTTCTTCTGGATCGGCGATTTTCCAAAGATGGTCCGTGACCGCAGCCAAGCAATCGAGGTACGCAGCGGGATCGGTTACAAGGACGTTTCCCACAAACTCGACCACAGTGACAGCAATGTGCTGATCCTGCCCGGTACCCCAAAGTCCTTCATCAGTTACGAATACATACAGCTCCCTAGCGCAACTACGCGTCACGATGCCGGTTTTGATGTGATCCGCAGGCTTGAAGAGGATAAACGATTCGACTACGACTTCTACATCTTTCCGGGGGAGGTGACGATTCGTAGGATTCATCAGGAATATATGGCGACACCAATCGAAGTGGTGCTCGACCAGCGCAACCGGCAACTGATAGTGCCCGAGCTACCCAAGGAATTGCATGGCTACCTGCATTACGAGATCAAGGGTGCCGGTGGCGAGTACCTGATCGGGCTGAACGAAAGCGCCAGCGTGAAGCTCACGAGCGATGTCCCACATAATCTGGTCGGCAGTGCGCCGTCACGCTGGATCATCGACAGCAGCCAGCTCGCCAGTGACAGTATCAGTGTGTCGAAGAACCGGCTGGTCGTTGGTGGAGTGGTGGTCGAACTCGATTCAGATCGGAAAGAGCAAGTGCTGGTAGTCAACTGCAAGGGCGAGGTGCGCGAAGTTGACTTCTCCAACTTGACAACTCAGGTGGTAAGCGAAGATGCGAGCAAGTGGCAGGTGCCGGGCTATAGCATCGAGCAGCATCTGAGCGATCTAGCCAAGGCGCATCAGTTGCACGGGCAGTACGCGGTGGTGGAGAACTACAGATACAACGAGCGAAATGTCGGCCGGGCGTTCTACGACGTAGCCAAAGACCGCATGCTGTTCACCGACACCCCCCACAAACAAGCCAGGCATGCACAACTGGGTGCAGTGATGGGCGACCATGCCTATTTCTACGACGCCGATAATGCGGCGGCATGGCGGGTAGACATCGCCACGGGACAGGTCGACGCTCAGTTTGAGCCTTGGTTCAACCAGAGTGCAGGCCAGATCTGTCGGCTATGGCAAGAGGGGAATGCGGTCTATCTGGCGCGCCGTTATCAGCTAAAAGGGAAGGAAGCTGAACTGAGCTATCGGCTCCTCGGTGACCGAATGGAGTTGGTCAGTGCGGTGGGTGATGATGCGCTACTCCAGCTTTCGGCCCGTACCGGCCTGCATAGTGATGAGCTCAAAACTATACTCCAAGGCTACGAGAACAATAGCATTCAACGTGAAACTCCGATGTATACGCTGGGCGCACGGTTGATCCAGCCGACCAGTGCGGCGCTGGTCACGGTGTTCGGCGTGGATGCGGCTGGCGTGGCACATCGCTACTGGATACGCACCGGCGATGGTACGCTGATCAAACCGAATCTGGCACCACCGGCGGATCGGACCTTGCACTTCGAAGCACACGAACAGGCCCACAGTGCCTGGCCGATCCCGGCCGACTTAGTGCTAGCGGGAAGTATGCCTCAGCCCGGCGGCAAGGAAGTGGAAGTGTTCTTCTTTTACAGCAAGGAACAAAAAGTTCTGTTCCGTCAGGAAGGCCCCGGACAGATGGTTCTCGACGCCAACCATCCCAGCGCATTACGCATCAACACGCCAGCGTTGGCTAATCTGGTCAATCTGAACGGAAGCCTGCTCGCCATCACCGAAGATGGGCGTGTGGCCCGGCTCGACGCGCAGGGGCAGCTTAACTATGAAGCGGTTAACGAGCATTGGCTCAAGGGGCGTACCCACTGGTGGCAGGATCTGGCTAACATCACCGACAGCACCACCACTCTGGCGGTGTTTGGAGTCAAGGGTACCGACGGCAATAGCCTGCTGCCGGTGTGGTACCACAACGGCCAAGTAGTGGTGGCTTCAGCGGCACTACAGGGCAAATCGTTGCAATTTCTGGGATTCGAAACAGATGGTGCCTCCGCGCGGCTCTTCGAACCCGAAAGCGGCAAGCTATATCGCCAACCAGCCATGACCGCGAATGCGTTAGCCGCGGCTTTTGGTGGCACCGGCCAGATACTTAGCGCCTCGGCACAACTTCCCTCTGCCAGTGAGTTGACACCCGAGTTACATCTTAAGGCAGCGCAACAAGTCGATACCGGCATGCGCCTGATTACGGTCAAGGGCGAGATCTTGCTGCGAACCAACAACGGCGAATTGCAGCTAGTTGGCGTTGACAAAGGCTGGCGGCAGAACAACCTGACCCACCTGCCACAGGCACTCGCCAAACTCGCCGACCAGTGGCAGGCCAAAGGGGTATTGACCTTGCAGGACAATAAGGAGCTAGGCTGGTTCGATATCGGCAGCGGTCAGGTATTTTGGAGTAATGGCATCCCTGTTTCACATAATCTGCGCTTCGTGGGGATCGCCGCTGGCGAAAAGGCGGCGTATGTGTACAGCCCGATGACTCAGGCCCTGTATCAGATCAAGGATGGCAACGCGCAGATGCTCAACAAGTTTACGGGTGTGGAGCGTATCGGTTCGTCCCTTCTGCTTCAAGGTGGAGGCGTTGACGGCAGCAAAGACGATCTGACGCCACCGCTCATTGATGGTGTCGACAGCGTGGTACTGCATGGCGGAGCCGATAACGATATCTACCGCCTCAGCAAGGCGATGTGGTCCCATTACCATACGATAGTCATCGA